Proteins found in one Acomys russatus chromosome 31, mAcoRus1.1, whole genome shotgun sequence genomic segment:
- the Grin3b gene encoding glutamate receptor ionotropic, NMDA 3B, with translation MECVLMLWLGLALGSRGVRSHPQPCGVPTRSGGTVRLAALLPRAPAARARVLATLATPAPRLPNNLSLELVAVASPARDPASLTRGLCQVLAPPGVVASVAFPEARPELRLLQFLSAATETPVLSVLRREARAPLGAPTPFHLQLDWASPLETILDVLVSLLQAHAWEDVALVLCRVRDPGGLVTLWTSRAGQAPKFVLDLSRLDSGNAALRAALALLGALEGGESPVPAAVLLGCSTARAQEVLQAAPPGPQWLLGTPLPAEALPTAGLPPGVLALGETKQPSLEAAIHDMVELVARALSSMALVYPEHALLSAAVNCEAGKAGQSESSGRTLARFLGNTSFQGRTGAVSVTGSSQVHVSRHFKVWSLRRDPLGAPAWATVGSWQDGRLDFQPGAAAVRVLSPSGAQARRKLRVVTLVEHPFVFTRESDEDGQCPAGQLCLDPGTNDSARLDALFAGLANGSVPRTLRRCCYGYCIDLLERLAEDLAFDFELYIVGDGKYGALRDGRWTGLVGDLLAGRAHMAVTSFSINSARSQVVDFTSPFFSTSLGIMVRTRDTASPIGAFMWPLHWSMWVGVFAALHLTALFLTLYEWRSPYGLTPRGRNRSTVFSYSSALNLCYAILFGRIVSSKTPKCPTGRFLMNLWAIFCLLVLSSYTANLAAVMVGDKTFEELSGIHDPKLHHPSQGFRFGTVWESSAEAYIKASFPEMHAHMRRHSAPTTPHGVAMLTSDPPKLNAFIMDKSLLDYEVSIDADCKLLTVGKPFAIEGYGIGLPQNSPLTSNLSEFISRYKSSGFIDLLHDKWYKMVPCGKRVFAVTETLQMGVYHFSGLFVLLCLGLGSAVLSSLGEHVFYRLVLPRIRRGNKLQYWLHTSQKIHRALNTGPPEEQKERAEQEGRGPEEQLRAAEGAGRWRRVRRAVERERRVRFLLEPGEASEDRPWLCSNGPGPQAELRELELRIEAARERLRSALLRRGELRARLGDGARLRPLRLLQAPPAES, from the exons ATGGAGTGTGTGCTGATGCTGTGGCTCGGCCTGGCGCTGGGGTCCCGGGGGGTCCGTAGTCACCCTCAGCCCTGCGGAGTTCCCACGCGCAGTGGGGGCACCGTGCGCCTGGCTGCGCTCCTGCCCCGCGCCCCTGCCGCCCGCGCCCGCGTCCTGGCTACCCTAGCCACTCCTGCGCCTCGGCTGCCCAACAACCTGAGTCTGGAACTGGTGGCCGTCGCGTCCCCCGCCCGGGACCCCGCTTCGCTGACCCGAGGTCTGTGTCAAGTCCTGGcaccgccgggcgtggtggcctcCGTAGCTTTCCCCGAGGCGCGGCCCGAGCTGCGGCTGCTGCAGTTCCTGTCAGCCGCCACGGAGACCCCGGTGCTGAGTGTCCTGCGGAGGGAGGCACGCGCGCCCCTCGGAGCCCCG ACCCCGTTCCATCTGCAGCTGGACTGGGCTAGCCCCCTGGAGACCATACTGGATGTGCTGGTGTCCCTGTTACAGGCACATGCGTGGGAGGACGTTGCTCTAGTACTCTGCCGCGTCCGGGACCCTGGTGGCCTCGTGACACTCTGGACTAGCCGGGCTGGCCAGGCCCCGAAGTTTGTGCTGGACCTGAGCCGGCTGGACAGCGGGAATGCCGCCCTCCGGGCAGCACTGGCCCTGCTGGGGGctctggagggaggggagagcccAGTGCCCGCAGCAGTCCTCCTGGGATGCAGCACTGCCCGAGCACAGGAGGTCCTGCAGGCTGCACCACCGGGGCCCCAGTGGCTGCTGGGCACACCATTGCCAGCCGAGGCACTGCCCACAGCTGGCCTGCCACCTGGGGTGCTGGCGCTGGGAGAAACCAAGCAACCCTCACTGGAAGCCGCCATTCACGACATGGTGGAGCTTGTGGCTCGGGCACTCAGTAGTATGGCCCTGGTGTACCCAGAGCATGCCCTGCTTTCAGCTGCGGTCAACTGCGAGGCCGGGAAAGCTGGCCAATCTGAGTCATCGGGGCGTACCTTGGCTCG GTTTCTGGGCAACACCTCCTTCCAGGGCCGCACGGGGGCCGTGTCGGTGACGGGCTCCTCTCAGGTGCATGTATCTCGGCATTTTAAGGTGTGGAGCCTGCGTAGGGACCCGCTGGGTGCcccagcctgggcaacagtgGGCAGCTGGCAGGATGGACGGCTGGACTTCCAGCCAGGGGCGGCTGCTGTCCGGGTCTTATCTCCATCTGGCGCCCAGGCCCGGCGGAAGCTTCGAGTGGTAACTCTAGTGGAACATCCGTTTGTGTTCACCAGGGAATCTGATGAAGATGGACAGTGCCCGGCTGGGCAGCTGTGCCTAGACCCAGGCACCAATGATTCTGCCAGGCTGGATGCGCTGTTCGCAGGCCTGGCCAACGGCTCGGTGCCCCGCACATTGCGAAGATGCTGTTATGGCTACTGTATTGACCTGCTGGAGCGGCTAGCTGAGGACCTGGCCTTCGACTTTGAGCTCTATATTGTGGGCGATGGCAAGTACGGAGCCCTGCGTGACGGCCGCTGGACAGGCCTGGTAGGCGACCTGCTGGCTGGCCGGGCACACATGGCCGTGACCAGCTTTAGTATCAACTCAGCTCGCTCCCAGGTGGTGGATTTCACCAGCCCTTTCTTCTCCACCAGCCTGGGCATCATGGTGCGCACACGGGATACGGCCTCACCCATCGGGGCTTTCATGTGGCCCCTGCACTGGTCCATGTGGGTGGGTGTCTTTGCTGCCCTGCACCTCACAGCACTCTTCCTCACCCTGTACGAATGGCGAAGCCCTTACGGGCTCACACCACGTGGCCGCAATCGCAGCACCGTCTTCTCCTACTCCTCGGCACTCAACCTCTGCTACGCCATCCTCTTTGGACGCATTGTCTCCAGCAAGACACCCAAGTGTCCTACCGGGCGCTTCCTCATGAACCTCTGGGCAATCTTCTGCCTGTTGGTGCTGTCCAGCTACACGGCCAACCTGGCTGCTGTCATGGTTGGGGACAAGACCTTTGAGGAGCTGTCTGGGATCCACGACCCCAAG CTGCACCACCCTTCCCAGGGCTTCCGCTTCGGCACCGTGTGGGAGAGCAGCGCCGAGGCCTACATCAAGGCGAGCTTCCCCGagatgcacgcacacatgcggcGCCACAGCGCACCCACCACGCCACACGGAGTAGCCATGCTCAC GAGCGACCCGCCCAAGCTCAATGCCTTCATCATGGACAAGTCCCTGCTGGATTATGAGGTGTCCATCGACGCGGACTGCAAGTTGCTCACCGTGGGCAAGCCCTTTGCTATCGAGG GCTACGGTATAGGGCTGCCCCAGAACTCGCCGCTCACCTCCAACCTGTCGGAGTTCATCAGTCGGTACAAGTCTTCCGGCTTCATTGATCTGCTCCATGACAAGTGGTACAAGATGGTTCCTTGCGGGAAGCGGGTGTTCGCCGTGACGGAG ACGCTGCAGATGGGGGTCTACCACTTCTCGGGGTTGTTCGTGCTGCTGTGCCTCGGGCTGGGCAGCGCGGTTCTCAGCTCGCTCGGTGAGCATGTCTTCTACCGCCTGGTGCTGCCGCGCATCCGCAGGGGCAATAAGCTGCAGTACTGGCTTCACACCAGCCAG AAGATCCACCGAGCCCTCAACACCGGGCCGCCCGAGGAGCAAAAGGAGAGGGCGGAACAGGAGGGCAG GGGCCCTGAGGAGCAGCTACGTGCGGCCGAGGGTGCGGGCCGCTGGAGGCGGGTGCGCCGGGCAGTGGAACGGGAGCGGCGCGTGCGTTTCCTGCTAGAACCCGGGGAGGCCAGCGAGGACCGCCCGTGGCTCTGCTCGAACGGGCCGGGGCCACAAGCGGAGCTGCGGGAGCTGGAGCTGCGCATCGAGGCCGCGCGGGAGCGCCTGCGCAGTGCGCTGCTGAGGCGCGGGGAGCTGCGGGCCCGGCTGGGCGACGGCGCCAGGCTCAGGCCACTGCGGCTGCTGCAGGCACCGCCCGCAGAGAGCTGA
- the Tmem259 gene encoding membralin isoform X1, which produces MSEHAAAAPGPGPNGGGGGGGGGAAPVRGPRGPNLNPNPLINVRDRLFHALFFKMAVTYSRLFPPAFRRLFEFFVLLKALFVLFVLAYIHIVFSRSPINCLEHVRDRWPREGVLRVEVRHNSSRAPVVLQFCDGGLSGLELEPEGLELEEELTVEMFTNSSIKFELDIEPKVFKPPGGADALNDSQDFPFPETPAKVWPQDEYIVEYSLEYGFLRLSQATRQRLSIPVMVVTLDPTRDQCFGDRFSRLLLDEFLGYDDILMSSVKGLAENEENKGFLRNVVSGEHYRFVSMWMARTSYLAAFVIMVIFTLSVSMLLRYSHHQIFVFIGESRPAGGGLGSPQALTGGHPVPAVDLLQMLEMNMAIAFPAAPLLTVILALVGMEAIMSEFFNDTTTAFYIILIVWLADQYDAICCHTNTSKRHWLRFFYLYHFAFYAYHYRFNGQYSSLALLTSWLFIQHSMIYFFHHYELPAILQQLRIQEMLLQTPPLGPGTPTALPDDLNNNSGSPAAPDPGPPLALGPSSSSAPAGGASGPGSLGAAASVSGSDLGWVAETAAIISDASFLSGLSASLLERRQAAPSTPDSARPDLGTPLEDAPAPAGS; this is translated from the exons ATGTCGGAGCACGCGGCGGCGGCCCCAGGGCCCGGGCCCaacggcggcggcggtggcggcggcggcggcgcggcgcCCGTGCGCGGCCCTCGCGGCCCCAATCTCAACCCCAACCCGCTCATCAACGTGCGCGACCGGCTCTTCCATGCGCTCTTCTTCAAGATGGCCGTCACCTACTCGCGCCTCTTCCCACCGGCCTTCCGCCGCCTTTTTGAGTTCTTCGTTCTACTCAAG gccctGTTCGTGCTGTTCGTGCTGGCCTACATTCACATTGTCTTCTCCCGCTCGCCCATCAACTGCTTGGAGCATGTTCGCGATCGGTGGCCGCGGGAAGGCGTCCTGCGCGTGGAGGTGCGCCACAACTCCAGCCGGGCGCCCGTGGTCCTGCAGTTCTGTGATGGGGGCCTCAGCGGCCTGGAGCTGGAGCCGGAGGgcctggagctggaggaggagctgaccGTGGAGATGTTCACCAACAGCTCCATCAAG TTTGAGCTGGACATTGAACCCAAAGTGTTCAAGCCACCAGGTGGCGCCGATGCCCTGAACGACAGCCAGGACTTTCCTTTCCCCGAGACGCCAGCAAAAG TGTGGCCCCAGGATGAGTACATTGTGGAGTACTCGCTGGAATACGGCTTTCTGCGGCTGTCGCAGGCCACACGCCAGCGCCTGAGCATTCCCGTCATGGTGGTCACCCTAG ACCCCACCCGGGACCAGTGCTTTGGGGACCGTTTCAGCCGGCTGCTGCTGGACGAGTTCCTGGGCTATGACGACATCCTCATGTCCAGTGTGAAGGGCCTGGCCGAGAACGAGGAAAACAAGG gcttccTGCGCAATGTGGTGTCTGGGGAGCACTACCGCTTTGTCAGCATGTGGATGGCTCGCACTTCGTACCTGGCGGCCTTCGTCATCATGGTCATCTTT ACCCTCAGTGTGTCCATGCTGCTACGGTACTCGCACCACCAGATCTTCGTCTTCATCGGTGAGTCCCGGCCGGCCGggggtgggctgggctctccccaggCCCTCACAGGCGGCCACCCTGTGCCCGCAGTGGACCTGCTGCAGATGCTGGAGATGAACATGGCCATCGCCTTCCCCGCAGCGCCCCTGCTCACCGTCATCCTGGCTCTCGTCG GGATGGAGGCCATCATGTCTGAGTTCTTCAACGACACCACCACGGCCTTCTACATCATCCTCATCGTGTGGCTGGCCGACCAGTACGATGCCATCTGCTGCCACACCAACACCAGCAAGCGGCACTGGCTGAG GTTCTTCTACCTGTACCACTTCGCCTTCTACGCCTACCATTACCGCTTCAACGGGCAGTACAGCAGCCTGGCCCTGCTCACCTCCTGGCTCTTCATCCAG CATTCCATGATCTACTTCTTCCACCACTACGAGTTGCCAGCCATCCTGCAGCAGCTCCGCATCCAGGAGATGCTGCTGCAGACGCCGCCGCTGGGCCCCGGGACCCCCACGGCGCTGCCTGACGACCTTAACAACAACTCTGGCTCCCCAGCGGCCCCCGATCCCGGCCCTCCCCTCGCGCTGGGCCCCAGCTCCAGCTCTGCACCTGCTGGCGGCGCCTCTGGGCCTGGCTCACTGGGTGCCGCGGCCTCAGTGTCCGGCAGTGACCTGGGCTGGGTAGCCGAGACGGCCGCCATCATCTCGGACGCGTCTTTCCTGTCCGGGCTGAGCGCCTCGTTGCTGGAGCGGCGGCAAGCAGCCCCCAGCACCCCGGACAGCGCACGCCCTGACCTGGGAACCCCTCTGGAGGACGCACCCGCGCCTGCTGGGTCCTGA
- the Tmem259 gene encoding membralin isoform X2, translating into MSEHAAAAPGPGPNGGGGGGGGGAAPVRGPRGPNLNPNPLINVRDRLFHALFFKMAVTYSRLFPPAFRRLFEFFVLLKALFVLFVLAYIHIVFSRSPINCLEHVRDRWPREGVLRVEVRHNSSRAPVVLQFCDGGLSGLELEPEGLELEEELTVEMFTNSSIKFELDIEPKVFKPPGGADALNDSQDFPFPETPAKVWPQDEYIVEYSLEYGFLRLSQATRQRLSIPVMVVTLDPTRDQCFGDRFSRLLLDEFLGYDDILMSSVKGLAENEENKGFLRNVVSGEHYRFVSMWMARTSYLAAFVIMVIFTLSVSMLLRYSHHQIFVFIVDLLQMLEMNMAIAFPAAPLLTVILALVGMEAIMSEFFNDTTTAFYIILIVWLADQYDAICCHTNTSKRHWLRFFYLYHFAFYAYHYRFNGQYSSLALLTSWLFIQHSMIYFFHHYELPAILQQLRIQEMLLQTPPLGPGTPTALPDDLNNNSGSPAAPDPGPPLALGPSSSSAPAGGASGPGSLGAAASVSGSDLGWVAETAAIISDASFLSGLSASLLERRQAAPSTPDSARPDLGTPLEDAPAPAGS; encoded by the exons ATGTCGGAGCACGCGGCGGCGGCCCCAGGGCCCGGGCCCaacggcggcggcggtggcggcggcggcggcgcggcgcCCGTGCGCGGCCCTCGCGGCCCCAATCTCAACCCCAACCCGCTCATCAACGTGCGCGACCGGCTCTTCCATGCGCTCTTCTTCAAGATGGCCGTCACCTACTCGCGCCTCTTCCCACCGGCCTTCCGCCGCCTTTTTGAGTTCTTCGTTCTACTCAAG gccctGTTCGTGCTGTTCGTGCTGGCCTACATTCACATTGTCTTCTCCCGCTCGCCCATCAACTGCTTGGAGCATGTTCGCGATCGGTGGCCGCGGGAAGGCGTCCTGCGCGTGGAGGTGCGCCACAACTCCAGCCGGGCGCCCGTGGTCCTGCAGTTCTGTGATGGGGGCCTCAGCGGCCTGGAGCTGGAGCCGGAGGgcctggagctggaggaggagctgaccGTGGAGATGTTCACCAACAGCTCCATCAAG TTTGAGCTGGACATTGAACCCAAAGTGTTCAAGCCACCAGGTGGCGCCGATGCCCTGAACGACAGCCAGGACTTTCCTTTCCCCGAGACGCCAGCAAAAG TGTGGCCCCAGGATGAGTACATTGTGGAGTACTCGCTGGAATACGGCTTTCTGCGGCTGTCGCAGGCCACACGCCAGCGCCTGAGCATTCCCGTCATGGTGGTCACCCTAG ACCCCACCCGGGACCAGTGCTTTGGGGACCGTTTCAGCCGGCTGCTGCTGGACGAGTTCCTGGGCTATGACGACATCCTCATGTCCAGTGTGAAGGGCCTGGCCGAGAACGAGGAAAACAAGG gcttccTGCGCAATGTGGTGTCTGGGGAGCACTACCGCTTTGTCAGCATGTGGATGGCTCGCACTTCGTACCTGGCGGCCTTCGTCATCATGGTCATCTTT ACCCTCAGTGTGTCCATGCTGCTACGGTACTCGCACCACCAGATCTTCGTCTTCATCG TGGACCTGCTGCAGATGCTGGAGATGAACATGGCCATCGCCTTCCCCGCAGCGCCCCTGCTCACCGTCATCCTGGCTCTCGTCG GGATGGAGGCCATCATGTCTGAGTTCTTCAACGACACCACCACGGCCTTCTACATCATCCTCATCGTGTGGCTGGCCGACCAGTACGATGCCATCTGCTGCCACACCAACACCAGCAAGCGGCACTGGCTGAG GTTCTTCTACCTGTACCACTTCGCCTTCTACGCCTACCATTACCGCTTCAACGGGCAGTACAGCAGCCTGGCCCTGCTCACCTCCTGGCTCTTCATCCAG CATTCCATGATCTACTTCTTCCACCACTACGAGTTGCCAGCCATCCTGCAGCAGCTCCGCATCCAGGAGATGCTGCTGCAGACGCCGCCGCTGGGCCCCGGGACCCCCACGGCGCTGCCTGACGACCTTAACAACAACTCTGGCTCCCCAGCGGCCCCCGATCCCGGCCCTCCCCTCGCGCTGGGCCCCAGCTCCAGCTCTGCACCTGCTGGCGGCGCCTCTGGGCCTGGCTCACTGGGTGCCGCGGCCTCAGTGTCCGGCAGTGACCTGGGCTGGGTAGCCGAGACGGCCGCCATCATCTCGGACGCGTCTTTCCTGTCCGGGCTGAGCGCCTCGTTGCTGGAGCGGCGGCAAGCAGCCCCCAGCACCCCGGACAGCGCACGCCCTGACCTGGGAACCCCTCTGGAGGACGCACCCGCGCCTGCTGGGTCCTGA
- the Cnn2 gene encoding calponin-2, translating into MSSTQFNKGPSYGLSAEVKNRLLSKYDPQKEAELRGWIEGLTGLSIGPDFQKGLKDGVILCTLMNKLQPGSVPKINRSMQNWHQLENLSNFIKAMVSYGMNPVDLFEANDLFESGNMTQVQVCLLALAGKAKTKGLQSGVDIGVKYSEKQERNFDDATMKAGQCVIGLQMGTNKCASQSGMTAYGTRRHLYDPKNHILPPMDHCTISLQMGTNKCASQVGMTAPGTRRHIYDTKLGTDKCDNSSMSLQMGYTQGANQSGQVFGLGRQIYDPKYCPQGPAADGAPLVGDSQGEAPEYLAYCQEEAGY; encoded by the exons ATGAGCTCCACACAGTTCAACAAGGGTCCGTCCTACGGGCTCTCGGCCGAGGTCAAGAACCGG CTCCTGTCCAAATATGACCCCCAGAAGGAAGCTGAACTCCGAGGCTGGATAGAGGGACTCACGGGCCTCTCCATCGGCCCTGACTTCCAGAAGGGTCTGAAAGATGGGGTAATCCTGTGCAC CCTCATGAACAAGCTGCAGCCAGGCTCTGTCCCCAAGATCAACCGGTCTATGCAGAACTGGCACCAG ctggAAAACCTCTCCAACTTCATCAAAGCCATGGTCAGCTACGGCATGAACCCCGTGGACCTGTTTGAAGCCAATGACCTGTTCGAGAGTGGGAACATGACCCAGGTGCAAGTGTGTCTGCTCGCCCTGGCTGGAAAG GCCAAGACCAAAGGGCTGCAGAGTGGTGTGGACATCGGGGTCAAATACTCGGAGAAACAAGAGAGGAACTTTGATGATGCCACCATGAAGGCCGGCCAGTGCGTCATAGGGCTGCAGATGGGCACCAACAAATGCGCCAGCCAGTCTGGCATGACGGCCTATGGAACCAGGCGACATCTCTACGACCCCAAAAACCACATCCTGCCCCCCATGGACCACTGCACCATTAGCCTTCAGATGGGCACCAACAAGTGTGCCAGCCAG GTGGGCATGACGGCTCCGGGGACCCGGAGGCACATCTACGACACCAAGCTGGGCACCGACAAGTGCGACAACTCCTCCATGTCTCTGCAGATGGGCTACACGCAGGGCGCCAACCAGAGTGGCCAGGTCTTCGGGCTGGGACGGCAGATATACGACCCCAAGTATTGCCCCCAAGGCCCAGCAGCCGACGGGGCTCCCCTCGTGGGTGACAGCCAGGGCGAGGCCCCTGAGTACCTGGCCTACTGCCAGGAGGAGGCAGGCTACTGA